One segment of Triticum aestivum cultivar Chinese Spring chromosome 2A, IWGSC CS RefSeq v2.1, whole genome shotgun sequence DNA contains the following:
- the LOC123185381 gene encoding triacylglycerol lipase 2-like produces the protein MWRGSSCILSLLVVMCVGASAARSAPEESLAAANGTCRSRVEPFGYGCEEHTVTTQDGYILSLQRITSDRSGESATGGGGKVPVLLQHGLMMDGMTWLMNSPNESLGYILADNGYDVWIANTRGTVYSLGHTSLSSSDPAYWNWSWDELASNDLSAMLQYAYDHSSQQKVHYVGHSLGTLIALAALSDQQQHVSMLRSAGLLSPIAFLNKVSSPLALAAADVFLAEALYWLGIDEFDPTGTAVHGLLTDICKLPGVNCYDLMSSFTGDNCCLDNSSVQTFLAHEPQASSTKNMVHLAQMIRRGIIAKYDYGDASDNIKYYGQATPPVYNVSAIPDDFPLFLSSGGKDSLSDVQDVRRLEQALKSHDSDTLTVQYLADYAHADFVLAGNAKERVYGPLMAFFRLQDK, from the exons ATGTGGAGAGGCAGCAGCTGCATCCTTAGCCTGTTGGTCGTGATGTGCGTTGGGGCCTCGGCAGCACGATCGGCTCCGGAGGAATCGCTGGCGGCGGCGAACGGCACGTGCCGGTCCAGGGTGGAGCCCTTCGGCTACGGATGCGAGGAACACACG GTGACGACCCAAGACGGATACATCCTAAGCCTGCAGCGAATCACGAGCGACCGCAGCGGCGAGTCGGCGACGGGCGGCGGTGGGAAAGTGCCGGTCCTGCTGCAGCACGGCCTCATGATG GACGGGATGACATGGCTGATGAACTCGCCCAACGAGTCCCTGGGTTACATCCTAGCGGACAACGGATACGACGTCTGGATCGCCAACACGCGCGGCACTGTCTACAGCCTCGGCCACACATCGCTTTCTTCCAGTGATCCG GCCTACTGGAACTGGTCATGGGACGAGCTAGCCAGCAACGATCTCTCGGCGATGCTGCAGTACGCGTACGACCATTCAAGCCAGCAGAAGGTGCATTATGTGGGCCACTCGCTG GGGACGTTGATCGCGCTGGCTGCCCTGAGCGACCAGCAACAGCACGTGTCGATGCTGCGCTCGGCTGGCCTGCTCAGCCCCATCGCCTTCCTCAACAAGGTGTCGTCGCCCTTGGCGCTGGCGGCGGCCGACGTCTTCCTCGCCGAG GCTCTTTACTGGCTGGGAATCGATGAGTTCGATCCAACAGG GACTGCTGTTCACGGTCTGCTCACTGACATATGCAAGCTACCAGGGGTGAACTGCTACGATCTCATGTCATCGTTTACAG GCGATAATTGCTGCCTCGACAACTCCTCTGTCCAGACCTTCCTCGCTCATGAGCCACAGGCTTCTTCAACCAAGAACATGGTCCATTTGGCTCAAA TGATCAGAAGAGGTATAATCGCCAAGTACGACTATGGCGACGCGAGCGACAACATCAAGTACTACGGGCAGGCGACGCCGCCCGTGTACAACGTGTCGGCCATCCCCGACGACTTCCCTCTCTTCCTCAGCAGCGGCGGCAAGGACAGCCTCTCGGACGTGCAGGACGTGCGCCGCCTCGAGCAGGCGCTCAAGTCGCACGACAGCGACACGCTCACTGTTCAGTACCTCGCGGACTACGCGCACGCCGACTTCGTCCTGGCTGGGAACGCCAAGGAAAGAGTCTACGGGCctctcatggccttcttcaggcTCCAGGACAAATGA